The DNA window CGGCGAAAACACGCAAGTTGCCCAGTTGCGAGCCCAACTGGCGACCGCTCGATACAACCTTGCACAAACCACCGTCGTTGCTCCTTCGGACGGTTTTGTGATCGGGATGACACTGCGGCCCGGTCAGCGCGTGGCCGCGTTCCCCGTCCGCACGTGGATGGCTTTCGTCGATTCGTCCAGTGCACAAATCGCGGTTGGCGTCGATCAGAACAGGTTGCGCCATGTGAAGCCGGGACAGAAGGCAGACGTCGTGTTGGAGCTTTTTCCTGGCCGAACGTTTTCTGCAACGGTGGATCGGATTGCCTACATCACACCACAGGGACAACTTCAACCGGCGGGAACAGTAGCCGCTGCACCGTCAAGCAGCCAGAAAACACTGCCGTTCGGTGTCGTGCTGACGCTTGATGAGGCGGGGCCGGATATTGACATTCACGAGTTGCCCGGTGGCGCTACCGGAACAGCAGCCATCTATACCGATTCGGTGAAGGCAACGCATCTGATACGCCGTGTGATGATTCGCATGGAGACTTTCATGAACTACATCGTGCCGTCCTAACTGGCGGTTCACCCCTTAACCATCGACATGAACATTCTTTCCGAAAGTAGGAACAACACTATGACCACGCGACGAAACCACCACCTGCTAACTCTGGCAGCGCTGGCCTTCTCCTGTCTGACGACCGGCGTTCAAGCGCAGCCACCCGCAATGAAATACTCCACCGAAATTCCGACGAATGTCGTCACCCCCGATCGGACGGAAACACGCCTCGGGGCTTTGGAGTTCGTTGATGGATTCCCCACTGAAGCGACTGCGGAGAAGGTGTGGGATCACATGGACTTCTCGCGCGCCGTAGAGGCCATGATCATGACCACGCCCGCGGCTTCGCTGCAGGGATTTCGCAAAGGCATCCAAAAGTGGGGACCCGACAATGAGACCATGATTTATTGGGGCGGGCGTTTGGATTCCAAAGGCTTGCTGCTGACGGGCAATACCACGGTGGTCTACACCTTCATGTGGATCGACCTGAAGGATGGCCCGATGGTGATGGAGACGCCGCCCAACGTGCTGGGCATCATCGACGATGCATGGTTCCATTACGTCTGTGATTTCGGCAACGCCGGCGATGACAAGGGCAAGGGCGGGAAGTTCCTGTTGGTGCCGCCTGACTACAAAGGCGAACTGCCCACCGACGGCTACATCGTCAAGAAGTCGAAAACCTACGGCCACTGGCTGGCGATGCGCGGTTTCATGACGGACTTCGATCCGGTTCCCGTGGTCAAGAACATGAAGGAACATTTCCGTCTCTATCCGCTGGGTAGTGAGCCCAAGGAAGTCAACTGGGTCAACACAGCGATGAAAGATTTCAACACTTTGCACGCCCAGGATGAGACCTTCTTCGACGAGGTCAACATCACGGTTCAGGAAGAGCCGAACTCGGCCGAGAGTTCCGAGATCCTCGGATTGCTGGCTTCGATCGGCATCCAGAAGGGCAAGCCTTTCAAACCGGACGCCCGCATGAAGAAGATCCTCGCTGAGGCCGCCGCAGTCGGCACCGCCGCCCAACGCACGATCCTCTTCCGCAACCGCGACACGGAGGACACCGCGATCTGGCCGGGCAGCAAAAGCTGGGAGCTAGGCTTCGCTGGTGGCAGCTACGAGTTTCTCAACGACGGCGTCAGTCTGATCAATTCGCGTGTCCGCTTCCACTTCTACGCTACCGGCATCACGCCCGCGATGGTCAAACCACCTGTCGGAGCGGGATCCCAGTATGTGATGGGACTGCGCGACGCCGAAGGGAATGCCCTCGATGGCAGCAAGACCTACAAGATCCACATTCCTGCCAACGTTCCAGCCGAGCGTTTCTGGGACATCACTGTTTACGACAACCAGACCCGCTCGCTGTTGCAAACCGACAATCCCTACCCGGGCGTCACCAGCATCGACAAGGCGACCGTTAAAAACGCGGACGGTTCTTATGACGTCTACATCGGCCCGAAGAAGCCTGATGGAAAAGTGAACTGGATTCAAACCGATCCAGCCAAAGGTTGGAACATGTTGTGGCGCATCTATGGCCCGACACAAGTCTGGTACGACAGAGGTTGGCGTCCGAGCGAGATCGAATTGGTTGATTGATTGTATAAGTCAAACGTAGGCCAGGACCGGTTCTGGCCTACATCACTTTTGAGGAATGAAAAATGTTTGATGTCTTAAAACAAAGTGTCTTTACCAGCATCGGCTTGGCGAGCCTGACCAAGGACAAGGTCTCTGACCTAGTGGCCAAGCTGAAGCAAGAGGCTGACTTGACTGAACCGCAGGCCAGTGAGTTTCAGGAAGAGGTCGATCGACGTAGCGACGAAGCACGCAAAAATTGACCGAATTGGTGGATCATCAAATCGACAGCGCGATGATCCAGATGGGGTTGCTCAAAGGCGAGGCTCGCAAGGCAGCGGAGTCGGCGGATGATGCCTTCCGGACGTTTGTCGATCAGCGTGTTGATGAAGCTCTGCAGCGAATCGGCGTGGCTCGCACCGAGGATGTCGAATCGCTCACCCAGCGACTGGAACGACTCGAAAAGAAACTCAACGGCTAAATCTCACATTGTTGGGATGGTGAATCAACATGGACTTACTGAACCTCAATCAAACTCGCGAAGAAGGCAAGCGTCTGGCGGAAATCGTCCAGGTGCTGGGGCGCTATGGATTAGCCGATTGGTTTGGCAAGATTTCGGTGCAGTCCGTTCGTGATCTGTTGGCGAGCAAGGAAACACAGGCGATCGCTGACTTACCCGTCGGCGAACGACTGCGGTTGGCTTTAACGGAACTGGGAACGACCTATATCAAACTGGGGCAAGTCCTCAGCACACGAGCCGATCTGGTCGGGCCGGATATCGCGACGGAACTGCGAAAGCTTCAAGCCGACACGCCAGCCGACCCGGCGGACGTTGTTCAGCAAACAATCCTGGAGGAGCTGGGCCAGACGCCGGAGGAGTTGTTTGCCGAGTTTGCAGCGGAGGCGTTTTCTTCGGCATCGGTCGGTCAGGTGCATCTCGCGAGATTGGCCGACGGACAGCAAGTCGTCGTGAAGGTCCAGCACGCGGGCATCCAGGAAACCGTTCGCATCGACCTGGAATTGCTCGAAAAGCTGGCGAAGCTGTTGGAAGAGTATGTTCCCGAGTCGAGGAATTTCCAGCCGGAGGCGACGACTCGCGAGTTTCGTCGCACGCTGCTACGTGAATTGGATTTCACTTGCGAACGCAGCAATATGGAAACGTTCACTCGCAACTTCGAGGGTGACGAAACGGTTCACATCCCCACGGCTTACAAAGATCGGTCCAGCAAACGCGTGCTGACGATGGAGTTGCTGGACGGCATTCCGGGGTCAAAGCCGGAGCGACTGACCGAGGCAGGCGTGGATTTGAACCATCTGGCCAAAGACGCCGCCACGATCTTCATGAACATGATTTTTCGTGACGGTTTCTATCATGCGGACCCGCATCCGGGAAACTTCTTTGTGCTCGATGGTGGCGTGGTCGGGTTGCTCGACTGTGGAATGGTCGGGCGGCTAGATGATTCCACACGTGAGTTGTTTGAAGACTTGCTGTTGATGCTGACGCAGCGAGACGCCGAAGGGCTTGCCGATACGTTGTTGCGTGCCGGTTCCGCACCGGCCGACGTGGATCGAATGGCCTTTCGAGCCGATGTCAGTGATCTGTTAGTGCAATACGGATCACAGTCGCTGGAAGACTTTGATATCGGTGGAGCAATGGATCAGTTGATGGACATTGTGCGACGGCATCATGTCGTGATGCCTTCGGCCGCGTCGCTGCTGCTGAAGACATTGGTGATGCTGGAAGGGACCGCCCGTCTGCTCAGTCCAAACTTCAGCCTCAATGATGTCATCGCACCCTTCAAGGACCAATTGATTCGGTCTCGCCTGGACCCCAAACGCTTGACTCGCCGACTGCAACAGTCGATGCGTGACGTTGATCGCCTGGTACGAAACGGTCCCCGAAACATCGCCGACATTCTCGATCGTGCACAATCCGGCAAGCTGCAGATGACACACGAGGTTAACAGCCTCGAACTGGTCGCCAATCGCATCGTCGGCGGGCTACTGATCGCTTCGTTGCTAATCGCGTCAGCAATGCTGCTAAGCCACAACGTTCCGCCACGTCTGTTTGGGGAATCTGTTGCCGGAGGCCTGGGCTTCCTGGTTGCTGCGGGATTCGGCACTCGCCTGCTTTGGCGAATCAGAAAAGACATCAGGTAACTTCTAAATCAAGGAAACGAAATGACGAAACACTTTTTCTTCAACCACGACTCTATGAGAGAAAAAGCGATGTTATCGCGACTTCCAATTTCGCAAGTCGCCGTTGCGTCCATCGCAATCGCGATCGCCCTGACCAGCCACGCCCATGCGCAGTCGCCCAAACTGAAAATGACCACCGAGATCCCTAAGGAGTACACGGCTCCGGATTCCGTGGAAACCTCCATCGGGACTCTCGATTACTTCGACGGGGTTCCGTCGCCGAAGACCGTGAAAAACATCTACGACTACCTCGACACCTCGCGGGCCGTGAACGTCTATCTCAATTCGATCCCCGCACTCTCTGTCAACGCCCTGCGCGAAGGGCAGGCGGCGATGGGCGCTGACGCCTGCAATAAGATCTGCATCTGGGACAGCCTGATGGACTCCAAGACCATCCTGCTTACCGGGAATACGTCGACCATGTACGCGGTCGGCTTCCTTGACCTAGTCAAAGACGGCCCGACCGTGATCGACTTGCCGCAGGGAATGCTCGGCATCCTCGACGACATGGAATTCAAGTACATGGTCGACCTCGGCGTAGCGGGTCCCGATAAGGGCAAGGGTGGCAAGTACCTCGTGCTTCCTCCCGGCTACAAAGGTGCTGTCCCCGAGGGCTACTTCGTTGTCCCGTCGAAAACCAGTGGAGTCTGGGTGTTCATGCGCGGCTATCTCGATAAGAGCCTGCCCATCGAAAAGTCCGTCCCGGCCGCGTCGAAAAACATCCGCAGCACGCTGAAGGTGTACCCGCTGTCAACCGCGGACGCTCCCCCGGCAACCGAATTTATCAACGTGTCCGGCAAGGACATGCACATGATCCTTCCGAATGATTACAGCGCGTTTGAGAAACTGCATGCACTGATTCAGACCGAGCCCGAGTCGTATCTCGGCCCTGAGGCCAAGGGAATGATGGCTGCGATCGGTATCGAAAAGGGCAAGCCCTTCGCTCCGGATACACGCATGAAGAAGATTCTGACTGACGCCGCCGCGATCGGTAACAGCGCCGCCCGTGCCATCAGCTACTTCCCGCGTGACCCCGGCAACCTGACCTTCAAGGACAGTGACGCCTGGGTGACTGCCTATGCGAATAAGGACACCACCTTCACACGCAACGGCGCCTATCGCCTTGACCCACGCGTGCTGTTCCACTTCGGCTACATCTGTGTCTCGCCTGCGATGGCCATGACCGTTGCTGGCAAGGGATCGGACTACTCGATGGGAATGCTCGATGCCGAGGGCAAGGTTCTGGATGGCTCCAAGACTTACCGGCTCCGGATTCCGCCGAACCCGCCAGCCAAGGATTTCTGGGCGATCACCATGTATGACACCCAAACCCGCTCGCAGCTTCAAACGGACCAGCAGTTCCCGACCAAGGGAAGTCAGGACAAGGGAATCAAGACCAATGCGGACGGATCGATGGACATCTACTTCTCGCCGAAAGCGCCCGCAGGCCAGGAAGGCAACTGGCTCCAGACCATCCCCGGCAAGAGCTGGTTCATCGCCCTGCGCATCTACGGCCCCGAACAACCCTGGATCGACCAAACCTGGCGACCGGGCGAGATCGAACTGGTGAGGTAATCGTGGCTGGGGCTTCCAGCCCCAGTTCAGAAAGAGCACTGCGGCTAGAAGCCACAGATGGCACGAAACAACGAACAGTGAGAGCGAGATGAAGATGATTCAACAAGCAATGATGGGTATCGCCCTGACTCTGATGCTCACGGTATCGGCAATGGCCCAGGAGCAGGCGCTGGCCAGCAGTGACAGTAGTACACAGCATGCGGATCCGCTGGGATCATGGAATGACGGACCGACCAAATCGTCGATCCTTCAGTTCGTGCAGGAGGTCACCAAAGAGGGTGGCCCGAAGTTTGTGCCGCCGGAACAGCGGATCGCGACCTTCGATAACGACGGAACGTTATGGTGCGAACAACCGGTAGTGCAGTTTGAATTCGCTGTATATCGCATTAAGGCGATGGCAGGCGATCATCCCGAATGGAAGGAACAGGAACCGTATAAATCTGTGCTGGCGGGCGACCCGCAACATCTCGTTGACGATTTGATCAACGGGGGACACGAGTTCCTGAAGGTGATGGAAACTTCGCATGCCGGCATGTCGGTGGAAGAGTTTGATCGCCACGTCAGGGATTTCTTTGCGACCGCCAAACACCCGAAGCTCAATGTGGCTTACACACAGCTCGCCTACACACCGATGGTCGAGTTGCTGGCTTACCTGCGTGCCAATGGGTTCAAGACCTATATCTGTTCCGGCGGCGGAATCGATTTCATGCGAGCCATCTCGGAAGAAACCTATGGGATTGTTCCGGAAAACGTGATCGGGACTAACGGCCGAAATGTGTTCAAACAAGTTGATGGCAAGTGGCAACTGTTCAAGACGGCAGACCACCTGTTCTTCAATGACAAGGCGACCAAGCCCACGGGAATTGATTTGCACATTGGTCGCAAACCGATCTTTGCAGGCGGAAACGTTCGCAGCGGTGGCGACATCGGCATGTTGACGTATTGCCACAGCAACACTTTGCCTTCATTTCAATTGCTCGTCAATCACGACGATGACGAACGTGAATACGCGTATGCGGAAAAAGATAACGCTTCGCTCAAGACAGCGAAGGCACAGGGCTGGCATGTCTTGAACATGAAATCGGACTGGAAGACCATATTTTCAAACGACTAACCAATGGGCCGGAAAAGGGGGGGGCGGCGCGCTGTCTGACATCAACAAATAACACTTTAACACTTTATCACAGGGTACTAACACGATGAAAATGAAACTCCTGATTCTACTCCTTGCCGTTGCGGCGCTCCTGGTTTGCAACAACCAGTCTGCCACGGCGCAAGACGGAGCCCAGTACAAAATGGACAGAACTGTTCTGCCTATACAGCCACCGACATACGCACCCATTGAGGTGCTGGACGCTCGAGATGCCACCAAGCCTCCGATGTTTCAGATCAAGCCACCCGAAGGCGCTCCCAACGTCGTCATTGTTTTGATTGATGACATTGGCTTCGGTGCGACAAGCACTTTTGGTGGAGCCATTGAAACACCGACCTTTGATCGTTTGGCAAACAACGGATTGCGTTTCAACCATTTCCACACGACCGCTCTATGTTCGCCCACACGAGCCGCGTTGCTTTCCGGTCGGAATCATCACGAAGTCAACGTTGGCTGCGTGATGGAAATCGCCACTGGATTTCCTGGCAACCAGGGCGAACGATCGAACGATGCCAAATACTTTGCGGAGACTCTGCGTCACAACGGCTATAGCACGGCTGCATTCGGCAAGTGGCACGAAACACCGACGTGGGAAGTCTCCGTATCGGGGCCGTATTTCCGCTGGCCAACCCATTCAGGATTTGACAAATTCTATGGCTTCATCGGTGGCGAAACCAACCAATGGGACCCCGTGATTTTTGACGGCGTCACGAAAGTCGCAAAGAAGGACGATCCCGATTATCACTTTACGACGGACATGACTAACGAAGCCATCAACTGGATGAAGTTTCAACAGGCCATGACTCCCGAAAAACCGTTCTTCATTTACTACGCACCGGGAGCCACCCACGCTCCGCACCACGCACCGAAAGAGTGGATCGAAAAGTACGACGGGAAATTCGATTCTGGCTGGCTCAAGTACCGCGAAGAGACGTTTGCTCGTCAAAAAGCCATGGGCATCATTCCAGAAAACACCAAGCTGGCTCCCATGCCAACGGACATCAAGGATTGGGAGAAGTTAAGTGACAAGGAACGTGAACTATTTGCTCTGCAAATGGAGGCGTTCGCCGGCTTCGCCGAGCACACCGACAAAGAAGTCGGGCGGCTGGCCGATGCGATCGACGACATGGGCGCGTTGGACAACACGCTGTTCATCTACATCATGGGTGACAACGGCTCCAGTGGCGAAGGAGGCCTGGAAGGAACCTACAACGAACTGGTTCACCTGAACGGCATTTTTGATGCGGAAACCACCGAAAGCATGTTGGCTCGCGCCGACGACTGGGGTGGCCCGAATTCGTTCCCGCACTTTTCAGCGGCTTGGGCCGTAGCTACGGACGCACCGTTTACCTGGACCAAGCAAATGGCCGCCGACTATGGTGGCACTCGCAACGGGATGGTCATGCACTGGCCGAAAGGGATCAAAGCAAAAGGTGAAATTCGTTCGCAGTGGCACCATGTCAACGATGTGGCAGCGACTGTCCTGGAAGCAGCGAAACTGCCCCAGCCAACGATGGTCAACGGCGTCAAGCAGAAGCCACTCTCTGGAGTGAGCATGTTGTATGCAACGGACGATGCAAACGCCAAAGATCGACACACGACCCAGTACTTCGAGATTTTTGCCAACCGCGCGATCTATCACGAAGGCTGGCTGGCGCGTGTCGTACACCGTGTGCCATGGGAAAATGATCCCATTCACACTTTGCAAAACGACGTGTGGGAACTCTTCAATGCGGAAGAAGACTTCAGCCTGACGAACAATCTGGCTGACAAGCATCCTGACAAACTGAAAGAGATGCAGGAACTGTTCAAGAAGGAGGCCATTGCCAACAGTGTCTACCCACTGGATGACCGGTCTTACGAACGCTTCAACGCAGCCATCGCTGGTCGACCTGACCTGATGGGTGACAGAACCAGCCTGACCCTCGGCCAGGGTATGACGGGGATCCTGGAGAACACCTTTATCAACGAGAAGAACACGTCGAAAACGATCGTTGCCAATGTGGATCTTAAAGGGAGTGACCGAGGTGTGATTCTTTGCCAGGGCGGCAAGTTCGGCGGCTGGGCTTTGTACATGGATCAAGGCAAGCCTGCGTACACCTACAACTGGTTTGGATTGAAGAGTTACACCGTCACGTCCCCGAAAGCGATTGATAACAAGAGCGCCGAGATCACATTGGTATTCGAATATGACGGAGGCGGCAACGGCAAAGGAGGCCAGGCCACTCTCTTTGTGGATGGCGAGAAAGTCGCCGATGGTCGAGTCGAGAAGACGCAACCCGCGGTTTACTCAGCCGATGAAACCGCCGATGTCGGCATCGATGAGGCTACGCCCGTGGCTGACAAGGTCTTCAAAAATGCTGAGGACTCGGAGTTCACCGGACGTGTGAACGACGTCACGATTAGCATCCCGGCGAAGAAGAAGTAGAAAGCTTGAACGATGCATGAGGGGCATGGAGCATGCCCCTTGTGCACCAGTTCCAACCGAGTCGGTTGGGGCCGAGCTTCGGTTGTGGCGAGATCGAGTTGGTGAAGTAGATCACGCCTGCAGCGTTCAATGTCATAGAGAACCCTAGAGAACCCAATCAAACCGAAAACAATGAAAACAATCATACTCGCCTGGTCCTGCCTGCTGGCAGCAGGTCTGACTGATACGCAGAATGCGGTGGCCCAACAAGAGTCCGACAAACCCAACGTCGTTTTGATGCTGGCCGACAATGTGGGGTGGGGCGACATCGGCGTCTACGGCGGCGGTGAAATTCGCGGCATGCCCACGCCTAACATCGACCGATTGGCACGGGAAGGATTGCAGATGACGCAGTTCCTCGTAGAGCCGGGCTGCACGCCTTCGCGGGCCGCCCTGATGACGGGACGCTATTCGTGTCGTTCAGGATTGGGCACCATCATCATTGGTGGTACACCGAACACATTGCAGGCCAATGAATTGACCATGGCTGAAATCTTCAGGAGCCAGGGGTACGCGACGGGCATGGCGGGCAAGTGGCACCTCGGGTCAGAAGAGCAGAGTTGGCCCACGCGTCAGGGCTTCGACGAATATCACGTCGGCGTTATCGAAACGACCGATGGAACACTCTATCGAGGACACATGGAACGCGCCGCCATTCCCGAGTCAGACATTCAAAAAGTCGTTCCGAAAATCTACGAGTCTGAGCCCAACGGAAATCTCAAGGCGGTGCGGGAGTACACGGTCGATTACCGTCGCCAAATCGAAGGAGACATCGCCAAGGCCTCGGTCGATTACATCAAGCGACAGGCGAATGACGACAAACCGTTTTTCCTCTACGTCGGTTGGACCCATACGCACTATCCGAACGTTACGACACCCGAATTCAAGGGGAAGTCAAGCCACGCGTACGGCGACGCGATCATGGAACTTGACCACCGCACAGGCCAAGTCCTCGATGCCATCAAGCAAGCTGGGATCGAAGACAACACCATCGTGATCTGGCTTTCCGACAACTCTGCCTGCCCCACCGGCAACCCGATGGCATACCCCGGCGGAAACAATGGACCCTTCCGGGGAGAACTCGGCGATGCACTGGAAGGTTCACTGCGTGTGCCGGGCATGATCAAGTGGCCGGGCAAGATCAAGCCACGAAAAAGTAACGAGATGGTTTCTTTGCACGACTTCGTTCCGACGCTGGCTGAGATCATCGGTGCGAAGCTGCCTGCAGACCGTCCTTATGACGGGGTCAATC is part of the Novipirellula artificiosorum genome and encodes:
- a CDS encoding arylsulfatase — protein: MKTIILAWSCLLAAGLTDTQNAVAQQESDKPNVVLMLADNVGWGDIGVYGGGEIRGMPTPNIDRLAREGLQMTQFLVEPGCTPSRAALMTGRYSCRSGLGTIIIGGTPNTLQANELTMAEIFRSQGYATGMAGKWHLGSEEQSWPTRQGFDEYHVGVIETTDGTLYRGHMERAAIPESDIQKVVPKIYESEPNGNLKAVREYTVDYRRQIEGDIAKASVDYIKRQANDDKPFFLYVGWTHTHYPNVTTPEFKGKSSHAYGDAIMELDHRTGQVLDAIKQAGIEDNTIVIWLSDNSACPTGNPMAYPGGNNGPFRGELGDALEGSLRVPGMIKWPGKIKPRKSNEMVSLHDFVPTLAEIIGAKLPADRPYDGVNQSDFFLGKQEKSNREHLITFVNNDLAAVRWRHYRMYPNSFTSSAGNPSKEGGLGVRLMNNELPDLFNIEMDPREQINICADNAWVFRHYLRIIGEYKQSLEEHPNPPGVSLTDID
- a CDS encoding DUF1254 domain-containing protein gives rise to the protein MTKHFFFNHDSMREKAMLSRLPISQVAVASIAIAIALTSHAHAQSPKLKMTTEIPKEYTAPDSVETSIGTLDYFDGVPSPKTVKNIYDYLDTSRAVNVYLNSIPALSVNALREGQAAMGADACNKICIWDSLMDSKTILLTGNTSTMYAVGFLDLVKDGPTVIDLPQGMLGILDDMEFKYMVDLGVAGPDKGKGGKYLVLPPGYKGAVPEGYFVVPSKTSGVWVFMRGYLDKSLPIEKSVPAASKNIRSTLKVYPLSTADAPPATEFINVSGKDMHMILPNDYSAFEKLHALIQTEPESYLGPEAKGMMAAIGIEKGKPFAPDTRMKKILTDAAAIGNSAARAISYFPRDPGNLTFKDSDAWVTAYANKDTTFTRNGAYRLDPRVLFHFGYICVSPAMAMTVAGKGSDYSMGMLDAEGKVLDGSKTYRLRIPPNPPAKDFWAITMYDTQTRSQLQTDQQFPTKGSQDKGIKTNADGSMDIYFSPKAPAGQEGNWLQTIPGKSWFIALRIYGPEQPWIDQTWRPGEIELVR
- a CDS encoding HAD family hydrolase, which produces MKMIQQAMMGIALTLMLTVSAMAQEQALASSDSSTQHADPLGSWNDGPTKSSILQFVQEVTKEGGPKFVPPEQRIATFDNDGTLWCEQPVVQFEFAVYRIKAMAGDHPEWKEQEPYKSVLAGDPQHLVDDLINGGHEFLKVMETSHAGMSVEEFDRHVRDFFATAKHPKLNVAYTQLAYTPMVELLAYLRANGFKTYICSGGGIDFMRAISEETYGIVPENVIGTNGRNVFKQVDGKWQLFKTADHLFFNDKATKPTGIDLHIGRKPIFAGGNVRSGGDIGMLTYCHSNTLPSFQLLVNHDDDEREYAYAEKDNASLKTAKAQGWHVLNMKSDWKTIFSND
- a CDS encoding arylsulfatase, producing MKMKLLILLLAVAALLVCNNQSATAQDGAQYKMDRTVLPIQPPTYAPIEVLDARDATKPPMFQIKPPEGAPNVVIVLIDDIGFGATSTFGGAIETPTFDRLANNGLRFNHFHTTALCSPTRAALLSGRNHHEVNVGCVMEIATGFPGNQGERSNDAKYFAETLRHNGYSTAAFGKWHETPTWEVSVSGPYFRWPTHSGFDKFYGFIGGETNQWDPVIFDGVTKVAKKDDPDYHFTTDMTNEAINWMKFQQAMTPEKPFFIYYAPGATHAPHHAPKEWIEKYDGKFDSGWLKYREETFARQKAMGIIPENTKLAPMPTDIKDWEKLSDKERELFALQMEAFAGFAEHTDKEVGRLADAIDDMGALDNTLFIYIMGDNGSSGEGGLEGTYNELVHLNGIFDAETTESMLARADDWGGPNSFPHFSAAWAVATDAPFTWTKQMAADYGGTRNGMVMHWPKGIKAKGEIRSQWHHVNDVAATVLEAAKLPQPTMVNGVKQKPLSGVSMLYATDDANAKDRHTTQYFEIFANRAIYHEGWLARVVHRVPWENDPIHTLQNDVWELFNAEEDFSLTNNLADKHPDKLKEMQELFKKEAIANSVYPLDDRSYERFNAAIAGRPDLMGDRTSLTLGQGMTGILENTFINEKNTSKTIVANVDLKGSDRGVILCQGGKFGGWALYMDQGKPAYTYNWFGLKSYTVTSPKAIDNKSAEITLVFEYDGGGNGKGGQATLFVDGEKVADGRVEKTQPAVYSADETADVGIDEATPVADKVFKNAEDSEFTGRVNDVTISIPAKKK
- a CDS encoding phasin family protein is translated as MDHQIDSAMIQMGLLKGEARKAAESADDAFRTFVDQRVDEALQRIGVARTEDVESLTQRLERLEKKLNG
- a CDS encoding DUF1254 domain-containing protein; amino-acid sequence: MTTRRNHHLLTLAALAFSCLTTGVQAQPPAMKYSTEIPTNVVTPDRTETRLGALEFVDGFPTEATAEKVWDHMDFSRAVEAMIMTTPAASLQGFRKGIQKWGPDNETMIYWGGRLDSKGLLLTGNTTVVYTFMWIDLKDGPMVMETPPNVLGIIDDAWFHYVCDFGNAGDDKGKGGKFLLVPPDYKGELPTDGYIVKKSKTYGHWLAMRGFMTDFDPVPVVKNMKEHFRLYPLGSEPKEVNWVNTAMKDFNTLHAQDETFFDEVNITVQEEPNSAESSEILGLLASIGIQKGKPFKPDARMKKILAEAAAVGTAAQRTILFRNRDTEDTAIWPGSKSWELGFAGGSYEFLNDGVSLINSRVRFHFYATGITPAMVKPPVGAGSQYVMGLRDAEGNALDGSKTYKIHIPANVPAERFWDITVYDNQTRSLLQTDNPYPGVTSIDKATVKNADGSYDVYIGPKKPDGKVNWIQTDPAKGWNMLWRIYGPTQVWYDRGWRPSEIELVD
- a CDS encoding ABC1 kinase family protein; its protein translation is MDLLNLNQTREEGKRLAEIVQVLGRYGLADWFGKISVQSVRDLLASKETQAIADLPVGERLRLALTELGTTYIKLGQVLSTRADLVGPDIATELRKLQADTPADPADVVQQTILEELGQTPEELFAEFAAEAFSSASVGQVHLARLADGQQVVVKVQHAGIQETVRIDLELLEKLAKLLEEYVPESRNFQPEATTREFRRTLLRELDFTCERSNMETFTRNFEGDETVHIPTAYKDRSSKRVLTMELLDGIPGSKPERLTEAGVDLNHLAKDAATIFMNMIFRDGFYHADPHPGNFFVLDGGVVGLLDCGMVGRLDDSTRELFEDLLLMLTQRDAEGLADTLLRAGSAPADVDRMAFRADVSDLLVQYGSQSLEDFDIGGAMDQLMDIVRRHHVVMPSAASLLLKTLVMLEGTARLLSPNFSLNDVIAPFKDQLIRSRLDPKRLTRRLQQSMRDVDRLVRNGPRNIADILDRAQSGKLQMTHEVNSLELVANRIVGGLLIASLLIASAMLLSHNVPPRLFGESVAGGLGFLVAAGFGTRLLWRIRKDIR